One genomic region from Cryptococcus neoformans var. grubii H99 chromosome 10, complete sequence encodes:
- a CDS encoding pyruvate decarboxylase: MSSNEQVAFFTYILERLKQCGVKQIFGVPGDFNLTALDYIEKDPDLQWVGNANELNAAYASDGYARVKGTLAVVITTFGVGELSALCGIAGCLAERVPVLHIVGAPSTSLQAKQSLLHHTLNLPESFSTFSSMSAPLSCSQALINNIEPKTPTSWTEAFDKTLKAVLEQCRPGYVEVPTDAVHAKVSAEGLKQPLPPPHSAPPSESMATSLSNTGASAASQGAAQVSLSTAPTNVPSAPSSDDVTAHVVEDIAKRFGEAKKPIILVDACAGRFGMALEVRKLVDACGIRFFETPMGKSLMDERHPLYGGCYAGANSLPTVQKEVESSDFVLYVGALKSDFNSGSFSVNIDPKVIIELHSFTTTIGYASYPTTDIRTILPLLRPAFEKLGRGKQSKGQSVEQKVEDKSVDSPVVPDPKGDEIKHEWLWPRVGKWFQDTDIILTETGTSSFGLTNVVLPSNSTYIAQILWGAIGWSVGACLGAAMAAKENGNNRRVVLFVGDGSLQLTLQEIGTMLRRGVHPYIFVLNNDGYEIERQIHGWTAEYNDIQLYDHQLLLPFLAGKKTKTLHQSYAIHTPQELSKLLDDEEFNKPDRLRLIEVFMPRGDAPAGLIRQAKLTAEANDRA, encoded by the exons ATGTCCAGTAACGAACAAGTAGCCTTCTTCACTTACATCCTCGAGCGTCTGAAGCAGTGCGGTGTCAAGCAGATCTTTGGTGTTCCCGGTGACTTCAACTTGACTGC CCTTGACTACATCGAGAAGGATCCGGATCTCCAATGGGTCGGCAACGCCAACGAGCTCAACGCT GCCTATGCCTCTGACGGTTATGCTCGAGTGAAGGGCACTTTGGCCGTGGTGATCACCACCTTTGGTGTCGGTGAGCTCTCTGCTCTTTG TGGTATTGCTGGTTGTCTCGCCGAGCGAGTCCCCGTCCTTCACATTGTTGGTGCCCCCAGCACTTCTTTGCAG GCTAAGCAGTCTCTTTTGCACCACACTCTTAACCTTCCTGAATCTTTCAGCACTTTCTCTTCAATGAGCGCACCTCTCTCATGTTCTCAGGCCCTCATTAATAATATTGAGCCCAAGACTCCTACTTCTTGGACCGAAGCATTCGATAAGACTCTCAAGGCTGTCCTTGAGCAATGTCGACCTGGGTATGTCGAGGTTCCCACAGACGCTGTTCACGCCAAGGTATCGGCCGAGGGTCTTAAACAGCCCCTG CCTCCACCCCACTCTGCTCCCCCTTCCGAGTCTATGGCCACTTCCCTCTCCAACACCGGCGCCTCAGCTGCTTCACAAGGAGCCGCGCAAGTTTCCCTCAGCACTGCCCCTACTAATGTTCCCAGTGCTCCCTCCTCTGATGATGTGACAGCCCATGTCGTTGAGGACATTGCTAAGCGATTCGGTGAGGCTAAGAAGCCTATCATCCTTGTAGATGCTTGTGCTGGCAGGTTCGGTATGGCTCTTGAGGTTAGGAAGCTGGTCGATGCCTGTGGTATCCGATTTTTTGAGA CGCCCATGGGTAAGAGTTTGATGGACGAGCGCCACCCACTCTATGGAGGCTGCTATGCCGGTGCCAACTCTCTTCCTACCGTCCAAAAGGAAGTCGAGTCTTCTGACTTTGTCCTTTACGTCGGTGCCCTCAAGTCTGACTTCAACTCTGGATCATTCTCCGTCAACATTGATCCAAAGGTTATCATCGAACTCCACTCTTTTACCACCACTATTGGGTACGCTTCCTACCCTACCACCGATATCAGGACCAttttgcctcttctcaGGCCTGCCTTTGAGAAGCTCGGTCGGGGTAAGCAATCTAAGGGCCAGAGTGTCGAGCAAAAGGTTGAGGATAAGAGCGTCGACAGCCCTGTCGTGCCCGATCCTAAGGGTGATGAAATCAAGCACGAGTGGCTGTGGCCTCGAGTTGGCAAGTGGTTCCAGGACACTG ATATTATCCTCACTGAGACTGGCACTTCCTCCTTCGGTCTCACCAATGTCGTTCTCCCTTCAAATTCTACCTACATTGCCCAAATCCTTTGGGGTGCCATCGGTTGGTCCGTCGGTGCTTGCCTTGGTGCCGCCATGGCCGCCAAGGAGAACGGCAACAACCGAAGAGTCGTCTTGTTTGTCGGTGACGGTTCTTTGCAGTTG ACACTTCAGGAGATTGGTACCATGCTCCGCCGAGGCGTCCATCCTTACATCTTTGTCCTCAACAACGATGGTTACGAAATTGAGCGACAGATCCACGGCTGGACCGCTGAATACAATGACATTCAACTCTACGACCAtcagctcctcctccccttccttgcTGGTAAGAAGACCAAGACTCTTCACCAGTCGTACGCCATCCACACTCCTCAAGAGTTGAGCAAGCTTctcgatgatgaagagtttAACAAGCCTGATAGGTTGAGGTTGATTGAGGTATTTATGCCGAGGGGAGACGCCCCCGCTGGTCTTATCAGGCAGGCCAAGTTGACTGCCGAAGCCAACGACAGGGCCTAA
- a CDS encoding arginine-tRNA-protein transferase produces the protein MHSPSMKASPTILCPYGYSHGTCGYCSPPGERSRKKESSKYGMVAKQLNPQYYQMLMDKGWRRSGTYIYHPDMARTCCPQYTIRLDAFNFKSNKKQKQVMNRFNRYLEQGVKPGEQMVVERQRESNKGAKGEVGKGRENGGGRDVVSEVHEFEVGYGRENDAIHRFETQIVPAKVTEEVFKMYKTYQISVHHDKPEDVTMKGFDRFLCSGPLIVTPIKYEDEETGRKGVQEGRLPENYGPYHLLYKVDGQLIAISVLDITPLGVSSVYCIWDPDWAWASLGKVTALYEISLARRLGAAGAGKEFGGTGVKWVYMGYWVPNCQKMKYKSEYAPSYLLDPGTNVFHELTRDLEMYLVNHPRGYFPFKDIEAEAKKSQTKKLDVPSAPKSPIVAVSKEVGPGGDEDSDEEGEPGDLPTPPPPGFADPATISEKEVDEVLVLLSLRKSYFGGKQLFQISELEFVDSSYVRETVRQMLAAVGKEWIANERDRVTGAAAEKGIMFLG, from the exons ATGCATTCCCCGAGCATGAAGGCCTCTCCAACTATCCTCTGCCCCTACGGCTACTCCCATGGGACTTGTGGATATTGTAGTCCTCCAGGCGAAAGGAGTCGCAAGAAAGAATCAAGTAAATATGGAA TGGTCGCAAAACAACTTAACCCGCAG TATTATCAAATGCTCATGGACAAGGGATGGCGTCGATCTGGCACGTACATCTACCA CCCCGACATGGCCCGCACCTGTTGCCCACAATACACTATTCGTCTTGATGCTTTCAATTTCAAATCCAACAAGAAACAAAAGCAAGTCATGAACCGGTTCAACCGTTACCTAGAGCAAGGCGTAAAGCCAGGCGAGCAAATGGTTGTTGAGAGGCAGAGAGAGAGTAACAAGGGGGCAAAGGGGGAagtgggaaagggaagagaaaacGGAGGCGGTCGAGACGTCGTGTCGGAAGTCCACGAATTTGAGGTGGGGTACGGTAGAGAGAACGATGCTATCCATCGATTCGAG ACTCAAATTGTACCCGCAAAAGTAACCGAAGAAGTTTTCAAGATGTACAAGACTTACCAGATAAGCGTACATCATGACAAGCCTGAAGATGTCACCATGAAGGGATTCGACCGCTTCCTATGCTCTGGTCCGTTGATTGTGACCCCTATCAAAtacgaggatgaagaaaccggaagaaaaggagtgcaagaaggaagattgCCGGAGAATTATGGCCCTTACCATCTCT TGTACAAAGTCGATGGCCAGCTCATTGCCATATCTGTGCTTGACATAACGCCCCTTGGGGTATCTTCAGTATATTGCATCTGGGATCCTGACTGGGCATGGGCAAGCCTTGGCAAAGTCACAGCCCTGTATGAAATCAGCCTCGCCAGACGGCTGGGCGCTGCTGGGGCCGGTAAAGAGTTTGGCGGTACAGGTGTAAAGTGGGTGTATATGGGATATTGGGTGCCAAATTGCCAAAAGATGAAGTACAAGTCGGAGTATGCCCCAAGCTATTTGTTGGATCCT GGTACGAATGTTTTCCATGAGTTAACCCGCGATCTTGAAATGTACCTGGTCAATCACCCAAGAGGATATTTTCCTTTTAAAGATATCGAGGCTGAAGCGAAAAAATCACAAACAAAAAAGTTAGATGTACCATCCGCTCCAAAATCGCCTATCGTCGCCGTTTCAAAAGAGGTCGGCCCTGGTGGCGACGAAGATTcggatgaagaaggtgaacCAGGTGATTTACCtacacctcctcccccaGGATTCGCCGACCCTGCAACCATTTCCGAGAAAGAAGTAGACGAGGTTCTGGTTTTGCTGAGTTTGCGGAAGAGCTATTTTGGCGGTAAACAGTTGTTCCAAATATCA GAACTCGAATTTGTTGATAGCAGTTACGTACGCGAGACTGTCAGGCAAATGTTGGCCGCAGTGGGCAAAGAATGGATCGCGAATGAACGCGACAGGGTAACAGGTGCAGCGGCGGAGAAGGGGATCATGTTTCTTGGGTAG
- a CDS encoding enoyl reductase, producing MSSPQIPQTMRAWVQTEDNTLAIQETPVPQPMANQVLIKVEYAAQNPTDWKHAEFLSLPGVINGCDYAGTVVKVGSNLKTPLKVGDKVAGTVHGGYFKDEGSYADYATVDSDMCFVVPEGMKLEDAATFGVAWVTACQTIVQRQGKAFPPGDTKVSGNPWYIIYGASTSVGLFGIQVAKSLGYKVLGVCSPHSFDLAKSYGADATVSYHDQEKAIVEALKITDGGAEYALDTISEGDTFRVTIGMMGKKGKQLNCILAVPDEVKQINPNLKVEWSLMYTLFGVDFIFTPRIPNSEVLPASKEDRAFGEETFAKTPELITKFGVKPNPVVIAGGFEDVIKALDALKNGKVSGKKQVIKISA from the exons ATGTCTTCCCCTCAGATCCCTCAAACTATGCGTGCCTGGGTCCAAACCGAG GACAACACACTCGCTATCCAGGAGACCCCAGTCCCTCAGCCCATGGCCAACCAGGTCCTCATCAAGGTCGAGTACGCTGCACAA AACCCCACCGACTGGAAGCATGCAGagttcctctcccttcctggCGTCATTAACGGCTGTGACTATGCTGGTACCGTTGTGAAAGTTGGCTCTAACCTCAAAACCCCTCTCAAGGTCGGCGACAAGGTTGCCGGTACCGTCCACGGTGGTTACTTCAAGGATGAGGGCTCTTATGCCGATTATGCTACTGTCGATAGCGATATGTGCTTCGTGGTTCCCGAGGGTATGAAGTTGGAGGACGCCGCCACTTTCGGTGTCGCTTGGGTCACCGCTTGTCAG ACCATCGTTCAGCGACAAGGAAAGGCTTTCCCTCCCGGTGATACTAAGGTTTCTGGTAATCCCTGG TACATCATCTACGGTGCTTCTACGTCTGTCGGTCTTTTCGGTATCCAAGTCGCCAAGTCCCTGGGCTACAAAGTTCTCGGTGTCTGCTCCCCTCACTCTTTCGACCTCGCCAAGTCATACGGTGCCGACGCTACCGTTTCTTATCATGACCAGGAGAAAGCCATTGTCGAGGCTTTGAAGATTACCGATGGTGGTGCTGAGTATGCCCTTGATACCATCTCTGAGGGTGACACTTTCAGGGTCACCATTGGTATgatgggcaagaagggcaagcaGCTCAACTGTATCCTCGCTGTTCCTGACGAGGTCAAGCAGATCAACCCTAATCTCAAGGTTGAATGGTCTCTCATGTACACCCTCTTCGGTGTT gatttcatcttcactccTCGTATCCCCAACTCTGAAGTTTTGCCCGCCAGTAAGGAAGACCGAGCCTTTGGTGAAGAAACTTTCGCCAAGACTCCCGAGTTAATTACCAAGTTTGGCGTCAAGCCCAACCCTGTGGTCATTGCCGGCGGTTTTGAAGACGTTATCAAGGCCTTGGATGCCCTGAAG AATGGCAAAGTGTCTGGCAAGAAGCAGGTTATCAAAATCTCCGCTTAG
- a CDS encoding arginine-tRNA-protein transferase, variant, which translates to MHSPSMKASPTILCPYGYSHGTCGYCSPPGERSRKKESSKYGMVAKQLNPQYYQMLMDKGWRRSGTYIYHPDMARTCCPQYTIRLDAFNFKSNKKQKQVMNRFNRYLEQGVKPGEQMVVERQRESNKGAKGEVGKGRENGGGRDVVSEVHEFEVGYGRENDAIHRFETQIVPAKVTEEVFKMYKTYQISVHHDKPEDVTMKGFDRFLCSGPLIVTPIKYEDEETGRKGVQEGRLPENYGPYHLLYKVDGQLIAISVLDITPLGVSSVYCIWDPDWAWASLGKVTALYEISLARRLGAAGAGKEFGGTGVKWVYMGYWVPNCQKMKYKSEYAPSYLLDPGTNVFHELTRDLEMYLVNHPRGYFPFKDIEAEAKKSQTKKLDVPSAPKSPIVAVSKEVGPGGDEDSDEEGEPGDLPTPPPPGFADPATISEKEVDEVLVLLSLRKSYFGGKQLFQISLTRLTFIFTLHPTL; encoded by the exons ATGCATTCCCCGAGCATGAAGGCCTCTCCAACTATCCTCTGCCCCTACGGCTACTCCCATGGGACTTGTGGATATTGTAGTCCTCCAGGCGAAAGGAGTCGCAAGAAAGAATCAAGTAAATATGGAA TGGTCGCAAAACAACTTAACCCGCAG TATTATCAAATGCTCATGGACAAGGGATGGCGTCGATCTGGCACGTACATCTACCA CCCCGACATGGCCCGCACCTGTTGCCCACAATACACTATTCGTCTTGATGCTTTCAATTTCAAATCCAACAAGAAACAAAAGCAAGTCATGAACCGGTTCAACCGTTACCTAGAGCAAGGCGTAAAGCCAGGCGAGCAAATGGTTGTTGAGAGGCAGAGAGAGAGTAACAAGGGGGCAAAGGGGGAagtgggaaagggaagagaaaacGGAGGCGGTCGAGACGTCGTGTCGGAAGTCCACGAATTTGAGGTGGGGTACGGTAGAGAGAACGATGCTATCCATCGATTCGAG ACTCAAATTGTACCCGCAAAAGTAACCGAAGAAGTTTTCAAGATGTACAAGACTTACCAGATAAGCGTACATCATGACAAGCCTGAAGATGTCACCATGAAGGGATTCGACCGCTTCCTATGCTCTGGTCCGTTGATTGTGACCCCTATCAAAtacgaggatgaagaaaccggaagaaaaggagtgcaagaaggaagattgCCGGAGAATTATGGCCCTTACCATCTCT TGTACAAAGTCGATGGCCAGCTCATTGCCATATCTGTGCTTGACATAACGCCCCTTGGGGTATCTTCAGTATATTGCATCTGGGATCCTGACTGGGCATGGGCAAGCCTTGGCAAAGTCACAGCCCTGTATGAAATCAGCCTCGCCAGACGGCTGGGCGCTGCTGGGGCCGGTAAAGAGTTTGGCGGTACAGGTGTAAAGTGGGTGTATATGGGATATTGGGTGCCAAATTGCCAAAAGATGAAGTACAAGTCGGAGTATGCCCCAAGCTATTTGTTGGATCCT GGTACGAATGTTTTCCATGAGTTAACCCGCGATCTTGAAATGTACCTGGTCAATCACCCAAGAGGATATTTTCCTTTTAAAGATATCGAGGCTGAAGCGAAAAAATCACAAACAAAAAAGTTAGATGTACCATCCGCTCCAAAATCGCCTATCGTCGCCGTTTCAAAAGAGGTCGGCCCTGGTGGCGACGAAGATTcggatgaagaaggtgaacCAGGTGATTTACCtacacctcctcccccaGGATTCGCCGACCCTGCAACCATTTCCGAGAAAGAAGTAGACGAGGTTCTGGTTTTGCTGAGTTTGCGGAAGAGCTATTTTGGCGGTAAACAGTTGTTCCAAATATCA CTGACGCGCCTTACCTTCATTTTCACCCTTCACCCAACCCTGTGA
- a CDS encoding rab family protein, whose amino-acid sequence MSVCATPLLHRPFSDTELFTSSGGSVPAPAELPPVPPHVALPIPLPSQSTPFSTFQQRHTSPYPMPQQQTFSALGPAQPDVVPTNANMPYVETPPFAPKGSTLSLPDLTPDIRPQTPLPPTPEPSPPRRKVLGPTMMIKLAPPADDHFYHQRDVLGIEAEPSSAHSHESSGSASTTPWRLPTLAIDTGSIDPSPLHRTPSPKLRTSSGAPSQAMVKSSSSTDPKPSRPKSMGPPTRPRRSQTAYPHGPVSVRMAESRSTDSRERKLRAANALRSSSYGQVRSGSPGPSRALSDAGSGSVTPRATSASDLALPDLGGPDGLEAKVVLLGSQGVGKTSLILRYTTRTFSVTPPPATIGSSLHTRKLVHSGVRVKLQIWDTAGQERFRSMAPIYYRGAHVCVLVYDISDKQSFEDVRSWLEELGRSVPKETVIFVAGAKIDLDGRRKVDFNFAKEMIRSWISPPPPPPPVLMPMTSPPQRSLFRSSTSTSRIDSPSPTPTISRAPSTRIHSYSSHVPEPALHSAPINSSSRHSADSPRPVASVPFPNPKGMPVSPDKNEEKMVNGKRLRRHSAKPFPVKVTTSTSTNLATSPSRLEFPTLQSPTGPTSATFTEPVGPLLTSPISSPGHRSSAGRFSISSISEVLGLNRTVSMSGAISSLHHLAEAPSSLPIQTSSPGSPPFSSPQLPLSPRTRVESSPLFPSYGSDRSAGRKSDEWSRSGWKMGEGPGVAEALGEFGAGVKRRESEELLAGTNRSLPVLGNPSYKVNQVRSRAGSLGRDPRLIGELEEGGDEWGVQVENVRLGECSALTGEGVEKLFKAISSILVERKDKIERERLLRRKNSVILVDPSTNPKGLDKEKKSGCCV is encoded by the exons ATGAGCGTCTGTGCTACCCCGCTTCTACACCGGCCATTCTCAGATACGGAGCTCTTCACATCGTCCGGTGGTTCTgtccccgcccccgccgaACTCCCTCCTGTGCCTCCCCATGTCGCTCTGCCTATCCCTTTGCCATCGCAATCAACACCATTTTCAACGTTTCAGCAACGACATACGTCTCCTTATCCTATGCCTCAACAACAGACATTCTCAGCTCTTGGCCCAGCTCAGCCAGACGTAGTGCCTACAAACGCTAATATGCCATATGTCGAAACGCCTCCATTTGCTCCCAAGGGCTCAACGCTGAGCTTACCAGATCTTACCCCTGATATACGCCCTCAGACTCCGCTACCGCCGACCCCAGAGCCTTCACCGCCTCGCAGAAAGGTTTTAGGACCAACGATGATGATTAAACTCGCGCCACCAGCAGATGACCACTTTTACCACCAGCGTGATGTACTGGGAATCGAAGCTGAGCCTAGTAGTGCTCATTCGCATGAGTCATCTGGAAGCGCTAGCACAACTCCTTGGCGATTGCCCACGCTGGCTATAGACACTGGATCCATCgatccatctcctttgcATCGGACGCCTTCTCCAAAACTCCGCACGTCAAGTGGAGCACCTTCACAGGCCATGGTAAAGTCATCTTCGTCTACTGATCCCAAACCGTCCAGACCGAAATCGATGGGACCACCAACACGCCCTAGGCGAAGTCAAACTGCTTATCCTCACGGCCCTGTATCTGTACGTATGGCCGAAAGCCGGAGTACTGACTCTCGAGAAAGGAAGCTCAGAGCGGCCAATGCCCTTAGATCAAGCTCTTATGGCCAAGTAAGATCCGGATCACCTGGTCCTTCCCGAGCACTTTCAGATGCCGGATCTGGATCTGTCACCCCAAGAGCAACCAGTGCAAGCGATTTGGCGCTGCCTGATCTTGGAGGGCCTGACGGTTTAGAGGCGAAAGTTGTATTGCTTGGGTCACAAGGCGTGGGCAAAACGTCACTGATTTTGAGATACACCACTCGCACATTCTCTGTTACTCCCCCACCCGCCACAATCGGCTCTTCACTCCATACCCGCAAGCTTGTGCACTCTGGTGTAAGGGTCAAACTTCAAATTTGGGACACTGCAGGCCAAGAACGCTTTCGTTCTATGGCCCCCATCTATTACAGAGGAGCGCACGTATGTGTGTTGGTTTACGATATCTCTGACAAACAGAGTTTCGAAGATGTTCGAAGTTGGCTTGAGGAGTTGGGAAGAAGTGTACCAAAAGAGACCGTCATTTTTGTGGCTGGAGCCAAGATTGACTTGGACGGTAGGAGAAAGGTGGA TTTCAATTTTGCCAAAGAAATGATTAGGTCGTGGATCAGTCCaccgcctccaccaccacccgtCCTTATGCCGATGACTTCCCCCCCGCAAAGAAGTCTTTTCCGCTCTTCAACCTCTACTTCTCGTATCGATTCTCCTTCACCTACCCCGACTATTTCCCGTGCGCCGTCCACCCGAATTCACTCTTATAGCTCTCACGTTCCTGAACCTGCTCTTCACTCAGCGCCCatcaattcttcttccagacATTCCGCCGATTCACCGCGCCCAGTGGCATCTGTGCCCTTCCCTAATCCGAAAGGCATGCCAGTTTCTCCAGATaaaaatgaagagaagatggtaaATGGAAAACGATTAAGAAGGCACAGTGCAAAACCTTTCCCTGTCAAGGTCACCACCTCTACATCTACCAATCTTGCCACCTCTCCTTCGCGGCTAGAGTTCCCTACATTGCAGTCACCAACTGGACCGACTTCGGCGACTTTTACTGAGCCTGTCGGCCCTTTACTAACTTCTCCAATCTCTTCACCTGGTCATCGCTCATCTGCGGGTAGATTTTCTATCTCAAGCATATCTGAGGTGTTGGGTCTGAACCGAACTGTCAGCATGAGTGGTGCCATTTCTAGCTTACATCACCTTGCAGAAgcaccttcctctttgccAATTCAGACTTCGTCGCCTGGATCTCCGCCTTTCAGCTCCCCGCAACTTCCCTTGTCACCACGAACAAGGGTTGAAAGCAGccccctcttcccttcatATGGTTCCGATCGTAGCGCCGGTCGGAAATCTGACGAGTGGTCCAGAAGTGGGTGGAAAATGGGCGAAGGACCTGGCGTGGCAGAGGCCCTTGGTGAATTTGGGGCTGGagtgaaaaggagagagtCCGAAGAACTTTTGGCGGGTACCAATAGGTCTTTGCCTGTCCTTGGGAATCCATCTTATAAGGTAAACCAGGTCAGAAGTAGGGCCGGAAGCCTGGGAAGGGATCCCAGATTGATAGgggagttggaagaagggggcgACGAATGGGGCGTTCAAGTGGAGAATGTCAGATTGGGGGAGTGCAGTGCTCTCACAGGTGAAG GCGTGGAAAAGTTATTTAAAGCCATCTCGTCAATCCTCgtggaaagaaaagacaaGATTGAGAGGGAGAGGCTGCTGAGACGCAAGAACAGTGTTATCCTCGTTGATCCTTCGACAAACCCCAAGGGAttggacaaggagaagaagtctgGGTGTTGCGTATAA
- a CDS encoding UNC-50 family protein, giving the protein MASPLLPLSGSSHPSSTGGGSRRWDPSGGAGFGGSRSMGLGIEMDTGLGTGRGGLSTQLKRLTKFRSMDFELAFWQLTYLVVAPRRVYKQTYHHKQTKNQWARDDPAMLILIAGCLAAAGVAWSLVYRLPISNLIALPLLMIFRDFLLSSLAVATVLYFLSNRLLLAPSVPHASASDNRVEFAYAFDVAVNSFFPMFLTVYVGLLPLAAVVVRDNWVCLWAGNTLFLIAQVQYVYVTYLGYAALPFVARSQILLSPLLPIFGGYLLSLLGFNTAKHALELYFRQSWK; this is encoded by the exons ATGGCATCCCCGCTTTTGCCTCTTTCGGGATCATcacacccttcttcaaccggTGGTGGTTCCCGACGATGGGATCCTTCGGGCGGTGCAGGGTTTGGGGGTTCAAGAAGTATGGGTCTAGGCATTGAGATGGATACTGGACTGGGaacaggaagaggaggattgTCTACGCAGTTGAAGAGGTTAACAAAATTCAGGAGCATG GACTTTGAGCTGGCTTTTTGGCAACTGACATATTTGGTCGTTGCCCCTAGAAGAGTGTACAAACAGACATACCATCA CAAGCAAACGAAGAATCAGTGGGCGCGAGATGA CCCGGCGATGCTCATCCTGATAGCAGGATGCTTAGCAG CCGCCGGTGTCGCTTGGTCACTTGTATACCGCCTCCCTATCTCAAACCTCATAGccttgcctcttctcatGATTTTCCGAGATTTCCTGCTTTCTTCGCTAGCCGTCGCGACGGTCCTCTACTTCCTCTCTaaccgcctcctcctcgcgcCTTCTGTTCCCCATGCCTCAGCATCAGATAATAGGGTGGAATTCGCCTATGCGTTCGATGTCGCTGTGAACTCATTCTTCCCAATGTTCTTGACTGTCTATGTCGGACTATTGCCATTGGCCGCTGTCGTCGTCCGAGACAACTGGGTTTGTCTCTGGGCCGGAAA TACACTTTTCTTGATCGCTCAAGTCCAATATGTCTATGTGACCTACTTGGGTTACGCCGCACTTCCATTCGTAGCTCGCTCGCAGATCTTACTGTCTCCCCTGCTTCCCATCTTTGGCGG GTATCTTTTGAGTCTGTTGGGATTCAACACTGCCAAGCACGCGTTGGAGCTTTACTTCCGGCAAAGCTGGAAGTGA
- a CDS encoding short-chain dehydrogenase, translating into MSTPRKIAVILGTGPGLATSIASLLTPTHSLVLLSRSLPGSLSSLPLPKIDPSNILALSSDGSPDSLKIAFEEMDKKWPNAKVDVGIYNVNAKFDLRGFLEKSEADLRTGLEAGVVTGWSFAQAIIPRFLANPAPSTLSSQDKASREGRGTLLFTGATMSLKAGAQFSSLAPGMFARRALAQSLAREFSPQGVHVAHVIIDAVMDTPPVQQWMGEDTEGKRMRTDEAAQVYLDLINQKRSAWTHEIDLRPDIEKW; encoded by the exons ATGTCCACACCTCGTAAGATTGCAGTCATCCTTGGCACAGGACCTGGTTTGGCAACATCCATCGCGTCTCTACTCACTCCCACCCACTCTctcgttcttctttctcgaTCGCTTCCCGGttcactctcttccctccctcttcccaagATTGACCCTTCTAACATCCTTGCTCTCTCGTCCGATGGCTCTCCAGACTCTCTGAAGATTGCctttgaggagatggacaaGAAGTGGCCCAATGCCAAGGTGGATGTGGGAATCTACAATGTAAACGCGAAATTCGACTTGAGGGGGTTCTTGGAGAAGTCGGAAGCAGATTTGAGAACTGGGCTTGAAGCTGGTGTCGTGACCGGATGGAGCTTTGCCCAAGCTATCATCCCCCGCTTCCTCGCCAACCCCGCTCCATCGACTTTGTCATCTCAGGACAAGGCATCTCGAGAAGGGCGTGGTACCCTTCTTTTTACAGGGGCTACCATGTCACTTAAAGCAGGTGCACAATTTTCATCGCTTGCGCCTGGGATGTTTGCTCGCCGTGCGCTCGCTCAATCGCTCGCGCGTGAATTTAGCCCCCAAGGAGTGCATGTAGCACATGTCATTATCGATGCGGTTATGGACACCCCTCCTGTGCAGCAGTGGATGGGCGAGGATACGGAGggcaagaggatgaggacagATGAGGCGGCACAAGTGTACTTGGATTTGATCAACCAGAAAAGATCGGCGTGGACTCATGAAATTGATTTGAG GCCGGATATTGAGAAGTGGTAA